The following coding sequences lie in one Arachis hypogaea cultivar Tifrunner chromosome 9, arahy.Tifrunner.gnm2.J5K5, whole genome shotgun sequence genomic window:
- the LOC112710198 gene encoding transcription initiation factor TFIID subunit 13, giving the protein MSSAGGGSSSKPRAASSQPSETSSKRKRGVFQKELQHMMYGFGDDPNPLPESVALMEDIIVEYVTELVHKAQDIGSQRGKLSVEDFLYLIRKDLPKLNRCTELLSMNEELKQARKVFESDEEKLRKVFEVDNQLNDE; this is encoded by the exons ATGAGCAGTGCCGGTGGTGGAAGCTCGTCGAAACCAAGAGCTGCTTCTTCTCAACCTTCCGAAACTTCTTCAAAGCGCAAAAGAGGAGTTTTCCAAAAAGAAC TGCAGCATATGATGTACGGCTTTGGAGATGATCCCAAT CCTCTTCCTGAAAGTGTGGCGCTTATGGAGGATATTATTGTGGAATATGTCACGGAATTG GTACATAAAGCTCAGGATATTGGATCACAGAGAGGGAAACTATCAGTTGAGGATTTCCTTTATTTGATTCGCAAG GATTTGCCAAAACTTAATCGATGTACAGAATTGTTATCTATGAATGAAGAGCTGAAACAAGCAAGAAAGGTTTTTGAATCAGATGAAGAGAAACTGAGGAAGGTTTTTGAAGTGGACAACCAGTTGAATGATGAATGA
- the LOC112710199 gene encoding uncharacterized protein, with product MGWVTRFLTAVVFLAVGVIFSPETFRSNSDSAASRISTYLKLSHLLCFSTAFGAALWVTFIGGIIMFKNLPRHQFGNLQSKMFPAYFSMVGVCCAISVASFGYLHPWKSSSTTEKYQLGFLLSSFAFNLTNLFVFTPMTIEMMKQRHKVERENNIGEEVGWSKNVEVAKKNPKLAAMNKKFGMIHGLSSLANIMSFGSLAMHSWYLAGKLNL from the exons ATGGGTTGGGTCACTCGCTTCTTAACCGCGGTGGTTTTCTTGGCCGTCGGAGTCATTTTCTCACCTGAAACCTTCCGATCCAACTCCGACTCAGCCGCAAGTAGAATCTCCACTTACCTCAAACTCTCTCACCTTCTCTGCTTCTCCACCGCCTTCGGTGCTGCTTTATGGGTCACCTTCATCGGCGGCATCATCATGTTCAA GAACCTGCCAAGGCATCAGTTTGGGAACCTGCAGAGCAAGATGTTCCCGGCGTACTTCTCGATGGTGGGCGTGTGTTGCGCCATATCAGTGGCATCTTTTGGGTATCTTCACCCTTGGAAGTCTTCCTCCACTACTGAAAAGTACCAGCTTGGGTTCTTGCTGTCGTCCTTTGCCTTCAACCTTACAAACTTGTTTGTCTTTACACCTATGACCATTGAG ATGATGAAGCAAAGACATAAAGTGGAGAGAGAAAACAATATTGGGGAGGAAGTTGGGTGGTCAAAGAATGTGGAAGTTGCAAAGAAGAACCCAAAGCTTGCAGCCATGAACAAGAAGTTTGGTATGATTCACGGGTTATCTTCGCTTGCGAATATCATGTCATTCGGAAGCCTGGCGATGCACTCTTGGTACCTGGCCGGTAAACTTAATCTCTGA
- the LOC112710197 gene encoding phospholipase A1 PLIP2, chloroplastic has product MESICLNTGISGIVPSISITGSLDSRAAANSISSQLKPPPQKSSVFSRFSFRWPGGAAATTTGNSRYKGLALDDAVLDERDSRKEEKAIPDEENEGEEGEGQNGNNWVLKILDVRSTWKRRNEEECVGNKEEDEKDEDDDDDDDEEDDDVCDVCRVDNDDEEELANVEFDRHSFSRMLRKVSLTEARVYAQMSHLGNLAYNIPNIKPGKLLKHYGLRFITSSIEKRELAAAAAAEKNPPEEEGIKKEDEQRKEQKNGGYRISASAAFNIAASAASYLHAQTRSILPFKSSNHAASQDSLEGMKKSVDIGMTDAEMASLMATTDSVTAVVAAKEEVKQAVADDLNSTHSSPCEWFICDNDQSHTRYFVIQGSETLASWQANLLFEPIQFEGLDFLVHRGIYEAAKGIYQQMLPEVHAHLKAHGSRANFRFTGHSLGGSLALLINLMLLIRKEVPLSSLLPVITFGSPCILCGGDSLLKKLGLPRSHVQAIMMHRDIVPRAFSCKYPNHVAELLKAVNGNFRHHPCLNNQKLLYAPMGELLILQPDEKFSPSHHLLPSGSGLYLLSCPLSESNNTDKHLRAAKLVFLNSPHPLEILSDRSAYGSGGSIQRDHDMNSYLRSVRSVIRQELSQIRRSRREQRRKVWWSLVLPDRGIDSGSIVVGRSMVSVNLGENQSPFSGIFQTGRESLKRFSRLVASQHMHLFVVLLFPARLLLLGAFNVIRFR; this is encoded by the exons atggAATCTATCTGCTTAAACACCGGGATCTCAGGGATAGTTCCGTCGATCTCGATTACAGGCTCGTTAGACTCACGCGCCGCCGCTAACTCAATCTCTTCTCAGCTCAAACCGCCGCCGCAGAAATCCTCCGTGTTCTCCAGATTCTCCTTCCGGTGGCCGGGTGGAGCAGCAGCAACGACAACCGGTAATAGCCGGTACAAGGGTTTGGCACTCGACGACGCCGTTTTGGACGAGAGAGATtcgagaaaagaagaaaaggccATTCCAGATGAAGAAAACGAAGGAGAAGAAGGGGAAGGGCAAAACGGTAATAATTGGGTTCTCAAGATCCTGGACGTGAGGTCCACGTGGAAGAGAAGAAACGAAGAAGAGTGCGTGGGgaacaaggaagaagatgaaaaagacgaagatgatgacgatgatgacgaTGAAGAAGATGACGACGTTTGTGATGTTTGCAGGgttgataatgatgatgaagaagaattaGCGAATGTTGAATTCGATAGACACTCGTTTTCGAGAATGCTAAGGAAAGTGTCGTTAACGGAGGCAAGGGTATACGCACAGATGTCACATTTGGGAAATTTGGCTTACAATATTCCCAATATCAAG CCAGGGAAACTCTTGAAACATTATGGTCTGCGTTTTATAACTTCCTCCATAGAGAAGAGGGAACTGGCGGCAGCAGCAGCTGCTGAGAAAAATCCTCCGGAAGAGGAAGGAATTAAAAAGGAAGATGAGCAAAGAAAGGAGCAGAAGAATGGCGGATACAGGATAAGTGCGTCTGCTGCTTTTAACATTGCTGCCTCTGCTGCCTCCTATCTGCATGCTCAGACACGGAGCATACTTCCATTCAAATCTTCAAATCATGCGGCCAGTCAGGATTcgcttgaaggaatgaagaaaagtgTTGACATTGGCATGACGGATGCAGAGATGGCATCTTTGATGGCAACAACTGATTCAGTGACAGCTGTGGTTGCGGCGAAAGAGGAGGTAAAGCAGGCTGTTGCAGATGATCTAAACTCAACGCATTCATCACCTTGTGAATGGTTCATCTGTGATAATGACCAAAGCCACACAAGATATTTTGTTATTCAG GGTTCTGAGACATTGGCATCATGGCAAGCAAACCTACTTTTCGagccaattcaatttgag GGTTTGGATTTCCTAGTGCATAGAGGGATATATGAGGCTGCTAAAGGGATATATCAACAGATGCTACCAGAAGTTCATGCTCACTTGAAGGCTCATGGTTCCCGTGCAAATTTCCGCTTCACCGGTCATTCTCTTGGGGGAAGCTTAGCATTACTTATAAATCTAATGCTCTTGATAAGGAAGGAAGTTCCATTGTCCTCTCTGCTTCCTGTGATAACATTCGGCTCCCCATGCATCTTGTGCGGAGGTGATAGTCTGCTAAAGAAGCTAGGATTGCCTCGGAGTCATGTTCAGGCTATCATGATGCACAGAGACATAGTTCCTCGAGCATTTTCGTGCAAATACCCCAACCATGTTGCGGAACTATTAAAAGCTGTTAATGGAAATTTCCGTCATCATCCTTGTCTCAATAACCAA AAGCTGCTATATGCACCAATGGGCGAACTTCTGATTCTACAGCCAGATGAGAAATTTTCACCAAGCCATCATCTCTTGCCTTCAGGCAGTGGTCTATATCTCTTGAGTTGTCCTTTGTCTGAATCCAACAACACAGACAAGCATCTTCGCGCCGCAAAGCTTGTATTCCTGAACTCACCTCATCCACTAGAGATACTCAGTGATCGATCCGCGTATGGATCTGGGGGATCCATACAGCGAGATCATGACATGAACTCGTATTTAAGGTCAGTGAGATCTGTTATCCGCCAAGAACTCAGCCAGATCCGAAGGTCAAGGAGAGAGCAACGTCGCAAGGTGTGGTGGTCTCTCGTGTTACCGGACCGGGGAATTGACAGTGGCAGCATTGTTGTTGGGAGGTCCATGGTATCGGTGAACTTGGGAGAGAACCAGTCCCCTTTCTCAGGCATTTTCCAAACTGGAAGAGAGTCATTGAAAAGGTTCAGTAGGCTAGTTGCATCACAACACATGCACTTGTTTGTGGTACTTTTGTTCCCTGCAAGGTTGCTACTATTAGGGGCATTCAACGTGATTAGGTTCAGATAA